CTCGATAACGATGGAACAAATATCCTCGAGCGCGATCGAAACTTTTTCTTCTTGTTCAATCACGAGTTGATTGTAACGGACGGACAGCTTCCCCGGTTTTCGAATGAGCAGATGACGCCAACCCAACTCTCTTTTCCCCTCTCACTTTGTAGATGTTGCCAAGCACATCTACCTGGTATTTCTCGAATCGTTTGAGGGTTCTTGAACCGACGCCGCGAAGCGAGAAGGTGTTATCATGGCTAACCAAATCTAGCCCACCGGTAGCGGAGTCGATGGTTTTATAGTAGACAAGCAGATCTTTCATTTTGATTTCCTCGCCCCCAGCGGTTTTTATTGTTTTTTCCTGAGGAAGCTCAATGCGAATGAGATCATTCGGATACAAGCTGAATCGGAACGTATAGTCTTCCGTCATTTCCTTCCACTCGGAGTACGGCTTGTTCGGCTCAATGGCTTTGTTTGGCAAAACGCCCTTCATGATGTCCATTGTGTAGACGGGTACGCAATAGTATTTGCCGTCTTTCTCGAACACATCGACCCGGACGATGTTGCTGTTATAGGCGACGGTTTTGCCGTCGTGGAGCGGGATGACTTGGTTTTTTGTGTCGATGATTTTCACTGTCCGAATGATAGGTCCGGGTTCCCCGTTCTTTTTCGGCTTGTATAACGGCTCCTGGAACGCCTTTTTCGGATCGTTGTTATGCTCAAGCAACCGCTGGCGGATCGCTTCGTATGTCCTCGGGTCGCTTTCCTTTCCGTACATCGGAAAATGCCCGGTCTCATCCAGCTTAATTTCGGACAGTTTCGTTTTGACGACGGTTTGGATTTTGCCGCTCCGCTCATCGATGCCAACGTATCGCCGCAGCGTTTCTTGATGAGCCGCCCCTGTAACGCTCCGCTTCGGCATTCGGGAGACAAAAACCGGTTGCAACGATTCGAGTTTCTGATCATCATAATTTCCAAGATTGAGAGCTTTTATACTCTCTTTTGGATGTTTTGATAAACGCGCCCGCAGTTCATCGGCGAAGTACGGCCAAGGTTGCGGAAAGTGCGGTTCGGTCTTTTTGGCCAGTTCTTTGTTTTGTTCGCGCCGTTGATAGAAGGCGGTGACTCGGGCAATATCGCTCGGTGTTGTGCAGGCGACGATCGCGGCATCGACAGCATGATGCAAATCGGATTCTTCACGGTTTTTGTTAAAATCCCAGCGGCTTCGCAAATGGGCCGTAATGCGGCCGTTGACGGTGTATACCTTTTGTTTGTCATCGCTGTCATCGAATTTAAGATGTTCGCGAATAAAGTTGGTGAAAAAGCGTGAAATATACCGGGTGTCATTTAAATTTCGGTTTTTCCATTCCGCTTCTTCATTTTCATCGTAATGGAGCCGGAGCAGCCGATCCCGTTTCTTTTTGGAAAACTGCTTGTTCGTTAATACAAACGTTTCGAACTGCTGCCAGCGTTCGGTCCCTACGCCTAAATACTCGGCAGGGATGCGGTTGCCTTTTTCGCGGTTTTCTTTTGTAAATACCAACACTTTATTGGTATAACTGTCATCTAGGCTTCGGCTGTACGGGATGACGTGATCCACTTCTACATAGCCTGGTTCAAGCAGCCGCCCCATTTCAATTGGTTGAAGCGAGTAGGCGCATCTCCCGTTTTGTTCGCTCCAAAGTTTGAACTTGACAATATCATGGCCGGTTGGGTTTAGCGTCAAGCCATATTCCATCAGCTGGCGAATGGCCGTCTCGTTTTTCTTCCGGTTTTCATCTTGTTCTTTTTTTGTTTTCCGCCGCTCGTCAAACGTTTGTGATAAATCGCGGGCTAGTTCGATATGGATGGATACCGGCGAACCATACTTTTTGATAATGGCGTTCACCACTTTCCGCGCCTGTGTCAATGCACGCATGACGACCGGGTTGGCGATTGGTGGAATGTTCGGGAGCAATAATGTTTTTTGCTTTTTCTTTGGCCCTGTAAACGTGTACCCCGCCCGCTCACAAGCCGAAGAGTAGATCTCGCCTTGTTCCATATAAGGAAGAATGTTGTGAAGCGCTTTTAGCGACAGATGGCCGAACTTTGTGAATGACAAGTTCAATAGTTCCTCAATTAGGTCGTTGTCATATATTTTGTTCGCTAAATTTGGCATCTGTTTTCCATTTTGTTCATATTCA
This genomic window from Effusibacillus pohliae DSM 22757 contains:
- the cas9 gene encoding type II CRISPR RNA-guided endonuclease Cas9 (Cas9, originally named Csn1, is the large, multifunctional signature protein of type II CRISPR/Cas systems. It is well known even to general audiences because its RNA-guided endonuclease activity has made it a popular tool for custom editing of eukaryotic genomes.), producing MRYKIGLDIGITSVGWAAINLEIPRIEELGVRIFDRAENPQTGESLALPRRLARSTRRRLRRRKHRLERIRRLLIRKGILSKEELDKLFEKKQEIDVWQLRVETLDRKLNNDELARVLLHLAKRRGFKSNRKSERNNKENGTMLKHIEENRAILSGYRTVAEMIMKNPKFALHKRNKGENYTNTIARDALKNEIQLIFAKQREFGNMSCTEEFENEYVTIWTSQRPFASKDDIEKKVGFCTFELKEKRAPKATYTFQSFIAWEHINKLRLISPSGTRGLTDEERRILYEQAFNKNKVTYHDIRTSLHLPDDTYFKGIVYDWNESLKQNESIRFLELDAYHQIRKAIDKVYGKGKSSSFLPIDFDTFGYALTLFKDDADIRNYLRNEYEQNGKQMPNLANKIYDNDLIEELLNLSFTKFGHLSLKALHNILPYMEQGEIYSSACERAGYTFTGPKKKQKTLLLPNIPPIANPVVMRALTQARKVVNAIIKKYGSPVSIHIELARDLSQTFDERRKTKKEQDENRKKNETAIRQLMEYGLTLNPTGHDIVKFKLWSEQNGRCAYSLQPIEMGRLLEPGYVEVDHVIPYSRSLDDSYTNKVLVFTKENREKGNRIPAEYLGVGTERWQQFETFVLTNKQFSKKKRDRLLRLHYDENEEAEWKNRNLNDTRYISRFFTNFIREHLKFDDSDDKQKVYTVNGRITAHLRSRWDFNKNREESDLHHAVDAAIVACTTPSDIARVTAFYQRREQNKELAKKTEPHFPQPWPYFADELRARLSKHPKESIKALNLGNYDDQKLESLQPVFVSRMPKRSVTGAAHQETLRRYVGIDERSGKIQTVVKTKLSEIKLDETGHFPMYGKESDPRTYEAIRQRLLEHNNDPKKAFQEPLYKPKKNGEPGPIIRTVKIIDTKNQVIPLHDGKTVAYNSNIVRVDVFEKDGKYYCVPVYTMDIMKGVLPNKAIEPNKPYSEWKEMTEDYTFRFSLYPNDLIRIELPQEKTIKTAGGEEIKMKDLLVYYKTIDSATGGLDLVSHDNTFSLRGVGSRTLKRFEKYQVDVLGNIYKVRGEKRVGLASSAHSKTGEAVRPLQSTRD